The following proteins are encoded in a genomic region of Dyadobacter sp. UC 10:
- a CDS encoding glycoside hydrolase family 43 protein — protein sequence MKEMKFNALVFALLSLLFSIKSNAQKVPPGPVITYRNPVIAGDFADPSVIRVGDTYYAAGTSSEWGPAYPIYTSKNLVDWEYVGPVFNELPKWTMGSYWAPELFFRNGTFYVYYTARRKSDKKSFIGVASTKDLKKGFKDHGVIIEWTNEAIDAFIVEDKDQLFITWKAYGLDKDRGIEILGAELSADGLKMTGKEFTMIKADPGGWENGGAEGQAIFKRGNYWYMLYSGNACCGENCDYQVGFARAENLKGPWTKYRGNPVLFGDDTWKCPGHGTVVVTADKRYFYLHHAYSGMGFTFTGRQGVLSELIWDETSKWPSFRYGKTTPAQAEAPSGATMLTNPSFSLDYDRDTLQAPWVYDVHFPRPVYAIDRGALRIENSATHAAGNFLGLVLKNGNYTFSAEMRLNELMQNIVLYGDSENAVGLGVQEELVELWQIRDGKREVIRSQQIPDRYKNMNLKVRSQFGRFYEFSWEIKGQKVDSLTNTVKVEVPWLPRWDRAPRVGVNVSGNGNGKSEINAIRMKYD from the coding sequence ATGAAAGAGATGAAGTTTAATGCACTTGTATTTGCACTGTTATCGCTTCTTTTTAGTATCAAATCGAATGCGCAGAAAGTGCCTCCTGGTCCGGTGATCACTTATCGCAACCCGGTTATTGCCGGCGATTTCGCCGATCCTTCTGTGATACGGGTCGGGGATACTTATTATGCAGCGGGCACGTCCTCAGAATGGGGACCTGCTTATCCGATTTATACTTCTAAAAATCTGGTCGACTGGGAGTACGTGGGTCCGGTTTTTAACGAGCTGCCGAAGTGGACCATGGGCAGTTACTGGGCGCCTGAACTGTTTTTTCGCAACGGTACTTTTTATGTCTATTACACCGCACGCAGAAAATCGGACAAAAAATCGTTTATCGGCGTAGCGAGTACAAAAGATCTGAAAAAGGGCTTCAAGGATCACGGCGTCATTATCGAGTGGACCAATGAAGCGATCGATGCGTTTATCGTGGAAGATAAGGACCAACTTTTTATAACCTGGAAAGCGTACGGGCTCGACAAGGACAGGGGAATCGAAATACTCGGCGCCGAACTTTCTGCTGACGGTCTGAAAATGACCGGCAAAGAGTTCACCATGATCAAAGCCGATCCGGGAGGATGGGAAAATGGTGGGGCGGAAGGTCAGGCCATATTTAAACGTGGTAATTACTGGTATATGCTCTATTCCGGAAATGCCTGCTGCGGCGAAAATTGCGACTATCAGGTTGGTTTTGCAAGAGCAGAAAACCTGAAAGGCCCATGGACCAAGTACAGGGGTAATCCTGTACTTTTCGGGGATGATACTTGGAAGTGCCCGGGACATGGTACGGTGGTCGTAACTGCTGATAAGCGTTATTTCTATCTGCACCATGCCTATAGTGGTATGGGCTTTACATTCACAGGCAGGCAAGGAGTTTTGAGTGAACTGATCTGGGACGAAACCTCGAAATGGCCGTCTTTCCGGTATGGAAAAACAACCCCGGCGCAAGCAGAGGCACCATCAGGTGCCACAATGCTCACTAATCCAAGCTTTTCACTTGATTATGACCGGGACACTTTGCAGGCTCCCTGGGTTTACGATGTTCATTTCCCCAGGCCGGTGTATGCCATAGATCGGGGCGCGCTTCGTATTGAAAACAGTGCCACGCATGCAGCCGGCAATTTTTTGGGTTTGGTGTTGAAAAACGGGAATTATACTTTTTCAGCGGAGATGCGGCTGAATGAGCTGATGCAGAATATTGTACTTTACGGCGATTCTGAAAATGCTGTCGGACTGGGCGTGCAGGAGGAACTGGTGGAGCTGTGGCAGATCAGGGACGGAAAACGAGAAGTGATCAGATCGCAGCAGATACCTGATCGGTATAAGAATATGAATCTGAAAGTAAGGAGTCAATTTGGCCGGTTTTATGAATTCAGCTGGGAAATAAAGGGGCAAAAAGTCGATTCGCTTACCAATACTGTCAAAGTAGAGGTGCCGTGGCTGCCGCGCTGGGACCGTGCGCCGCGCGTGGGCGTGAACGTGTCTGGTAATGGCAACGGAAAAAGCGAAATCAATGCGATCAGGATGAAATATGATTGA
- a CDS encoding DUF7678 domain-containing protein has product MRKVLRKSIRLNDQQIRKLGDLSAFDGSDPIEHVTRAIDEYLKKQKTDVGIPAEKEIHAEITEKTGDPLNRGAFWISGVVDRYEFSALILKEPSRSGIEKGRISKLSILDPTIRESTNSFIDSCIVNYDRGWDIKPSKLAEPYYNKVRSILDKMAK; this is encoded by the coding sequence ATGCGGAAAGTGTTGCGTAAAAGTATTCGATTAAATGATCAGCAAATCAGGAAACTGGGCGACCTGAGCGCCTTCGACGGCTCCGATCCGATCGAACATGTGACCAGGGCGATCGACGAATATCTCAAAAAGCAAAAGACAGACGTGGGCATTCCTGCGGAAAAAGAAATCCACGCTGAAATTACCGAAAAAACGGGCGATCCGCTCAACCGGGGCGCATTCTGGATATCCGGGGTCGTAGACCGCTACGAATTTTCGGCACTCATCCTGAAAGAACCTTCCCGGTCAGGAATAGAAAAGGGACGCATTTCCAAACTGTCCATTCTCGACCCTACCATCCGCGAAAGCACCAATAGCTTCATTGATTCCTGTATTGTCAATTACGACCGGGGCTGGGATATCAAGCCGAGTAAACTGGCAGAGCCGTATTATAACAAAGTGCGGTCGATCCTGGATAAGATGGCAAAATAA
- a CDS encoding fatty acid desaturase family protein, translated as MQPKERIKFTPKVKSQFFPTLKSRIEDYFVANEISRHANGTMVVKTIALLALYILPFAALMLFTPPFWVSLFFWFFMGLGISGIGMSIMHDANHGAYSMRPWVNKWLGYTIYLAGAGVTNWKLQHNVLHHTYTNIASLDEDIRDRGVVKLSPHATTGALHRFQWFYAFGFYGILTLYWVTFKDFIQYYEFIKSGVNRQSKKENNSLLMGLIAMKLAYFMVLFGLPIFVAGIPFLHVLAGFCVMHITSGLVLTVVFQLAHSVEGTNYPVANSQGNIEKDWAVHQLETTVNFAPRNRILTWFLGGLNFQIEHHLFPKICHVHYPKIAVIVKQTAEEFDLPYLENESFTAALKSHISSLRRFGMPSINEAIG; from the coding sequence ATGCAGCCCAAAGAAAGAATCAAATTCACCCCAAAGGTCAAAAGCCAGTTTTTCCCTACTTTAAAAAGCAGGATTGAAGATTATTTTGTGGCCAACGAAATTTCCCGCCACGCCAACGGGACGATGGTGGTAAAAACAATTGCTTTACTCGCACTTTACATTCTTCCGTTCGCAGCGCTGATGCTGTTCACTCCGCCGTTTTGGGTCAGCCTCTTCTTCTGGTTCTTCATGGGCCTGGGTATTTCCGGGATCGGGATGAGTATCATGCACGACGCGAATCATGGGGCTTATTCAATGAGACCCTGGGTGAACAAATGGCTGGGCTATACGATCTACCTCGCCGGCGCCGGAGTTACCAACTGGAAATTACAGCATAATGTGCTTCACCATACGTATACCAACATTGCTTCACTCGATGAAGATATCCGTGACCGGGGTGTTGTGAAACTTTCGCCGCATGCCACAACCGGAGCCTTGCACCGGTTCCAGTGGTTTTATGCATTCGGTTTTTACGGAATACTGACTTTATACTGGGTCACTTTCAAGGATTTTATACAGTATTATGAATTTATCAAGTCCGGGGTCAACCGCCAGAGCAAAAAGGAAAACAACAGCCTGTTGATGGGATTGATCGCAATGAAACTGGCATATTTCATGGTATTGTTCGGCTTACCGATTTTTGTGGCCGGGATTCCTTTTTTACATGTGCTCGCAGGTTTTTGCGTGATGCATATTACTTCCGGACTCGTACTGACAGTCGTGTTTCAGCTGGCGCATTCGGTGGAAGGTACTAATTATCCGGTGGCTAATAGTCAGGGAAACATTGAAAAGGACTGGGCGGTCCATCAGCTGGAAACGACGGTCAATTTTGCTCCTCGGAACCGTATTTTGACCTGGTTTTTGGGGGGATTGAATTTTCAGATCGAGCATCATCTGTTCCCCAAGATCTGTCACGTTCACTATCCTAAAATTGCGGTTATCGTGAAGCAGACGGCCGAAGAGTTCGATCTGCCTTACCTGGAAAATGAATCATTTACCGCTGCTTTAAAATCACATATTTCCAGCCTCCGCCGGTTCGGTATGCCATCTATTAACGAGGCGATCGGTTAA
- a CDS encoding vWA domain-containing protein, with product MKFSFLIMFFLPFSSYHAMAQQEAAPTALNHYVDFLSHCSKVVTERFDMLRKYQSEVDAYRRKPGFGLRLPSSGPLEEYYYKTCLEGKGLDPVSRQELNAETGKIWKTLNELDEAAKTLETYVRLNTYESDQFKQSDAHVAKIASLFTVFRNEKNDFYKKILQSYRKNQPYKSADPFLSTEREMEQVIASQQALLDSLPYYLNEGTKADWPVARIQRSMLSDEKWLASFGKAQEKLPYPASSAVGDFKNAIASMQDVKRRALDDHNFAAKQSAKHGNSVYVSLLQYFNQDLLVMQKSFVNYSKSLKKLLTYPSDSPVITPEPTQDERDQNQKTKPFKDQPVPALSVSRAKAPAEKATVRTLNGYIDFINESLRQMHLLQLLTRNYQSSAEYYRDPERAAKRADLTYSHADFKLPLSAYQLLSNAAETIPQAYRAPVVAQAEVLLHILKEMDGLSIELVNYTSEKRYLKDQLKRSDAILDRYAMLFEIFDQKKEQLYRDIRRIHESFPNANPASSWYVSGNALLQTLDGDKDILFGIRSYLGGKSDKLPETSGVEAGAKQLIADEYKNMKGLQRYGRSNGLCPYTPYEDLAANSLRFSVMSQKLKPVSNGFSNHPYQSFYYLYNGELVYLYNKFVELANADLLKAVNQPDLFAFRRLSAEKGTEKPAEKRPEKPAEKSKTPADVAEKKPVADPVVAQVASPRNDDKEVTFENNTIIESQRDTVYVERLRVDTVFIERNAQQNVTRSLEGFAANNMILLLDVSSSMNSPFKMPLLKRSIKSLLTLLRPEDQITIVLYSGKARVVLKPTSGSKATEIARMIDLLQSDGDTDGNEGLRLAYKTANKSYIRGGNNRIVLATDGEFPVSDEVMQMIEQNARQDLYLTVFTFGRHAHTGQKLKKLSQLGQGTYAHVTEESADLQLIIEAQSKKTAR from the coding sequence ATGAAATTTTCTTTTCTTATCATGTTTTTCCTTCCATTCAGTTCCTACCACGCAATGGCGCAGCAGGAGGCAGCGCCTACTGCCCTCAATCACTATGTAGACTTTCTGAGCCATTGTTCCAAAGTAGTTACCGAGCGCTTCGATATGCTCCGGAAATACCAGTCGGAGGTGGACGCTTATCGTCGAAAACCCGGTTTCGGACTCCGGTTGCCTTCCTCAGGCCCGCTGGAAGAATACTATTATAAAACATGCCTGGAAGGTAAAGGCCTCGATCCCGTCTCGAGACAAGAGCTGAACGCAGAAACCGGGAAGATTTGGAAAACCCTGAACGAACTGGACGAAGCTGCAAAGACACTCGAAACCTATGTCAGGCTGAATACTTATGAAAGTGACCAGTTCAAACAATCCGATGCCCACGTGGCGAAGATAGCGTCGCTTTTCACTGTTTTCAGGAACGAAAAAAATGATTTCTATAAGAAAATTCTGCAATCCTACCGCAAAAATCAGCCCTACAAATCGGCCGATCCTTTTTTGAGCACTGAGCGGGAAATGGAGCAGGTTATAGCCAGTCAGCAGGCCTTGCTGGATTCACTTCCCTATTATCTGAACGAAGGCACAAAGGCTGACTGGCCGGTTGCACGCATACAAAGGAGTATGCTCTCCGACGAAAAATGGCTTGCCAGCTTCGGAAAAGCGCAGGAAAAACTGCCCTACCCTGCTTCGAGCGCCGTGGGTGACTTTAAAAATGCGATCGCGTCCATGCAGGATGTCAAGCGGCGCGCGCTGGATGACCACAATTTCGCTGCAAAACAATCCGCGAAGCATGGCAATAGCGTCTATGTTTCCCTGCTGCAATATTTCAATCAGGATTTGCTGGTAATGCAAAAGTCATTTGTCAATTACAGCAAGTCGCTGAAAAAATTGCTCACTTACCCGTCAGACAGTCCTGTAATAACCCCCGAACCGACTCAGGATGAGCGTGATCAGAATCAGAAAACGAAACCTTTTAAGGATCAGCCGGTTCCCGCGTTATCAGTCAGCCGCGCGAAGGCACCAGCAGAAAAAGCCACTGTCCGGACATTAAACGGCTACATCGATTTCATCAACGAATCGCTCAGGCAAATGCATTTGCTGCAATTATTGACACGCAACTACCAATCCTCCGCAGAATATTATCGGGATCCCGAGCGTGCTGCAAAACGAGCCGATCTCACCTATTCGCATGCTGACTTCAAGCTGCCGCTATCTGCCTATCAGTTGCTTTCCAACGCTGCCGAAACCATCCCCCAGGCTTACCGTGCGCCTGTTGTTGCACAGGCAGAAGTATTGCTCCATATATTAAAGGAAATGGATGGATTGAGCATTGAGCTCGTCAACTACACCTCCGAAAAGCGCTATTTGAAAGACCAGCTCAAACGATCGGATGCAATTTTGGACCGGTATGCAATGCTTTTTGAAATTTTCGATCAAAAAAAAGAGCAGCTTTACAGGGATATCCGGCGTATTCACGAGAGCTTCCCTAATGCCAATCCCGCCAGCTCCTGGTATGTTTCGGGTAATGCATTGTTGCAGACGCTGGACGGGGATAAAGATATTTTGTTCGGGATCAGGTCATATCTGGGAGGCAAGTCTGACAAATTGCCTGAAACCTCCGGTGTGGAAGCAGGTGCAAAACAACTTATTGCCGACGAATACAAGAATATGAAGGGCTTGCAGCGATATGGCCGCAGCAATGGGCTTTGCCCCTACACACCCTATGAAGACCTGGCCGCCAATTCCCTGCGTTTTTCAGTAATGTCTCAAAAGTTGAAACCGGTCTCAAATGGTTTCTCCAATCACCCTTACCAATCGTTCTATTACCTCTATAATGGCGAGCTGGTGTACCTCTATAACAAATTTGTGGAGCTTGCCAATGCAGATTTACTGAAAGCAGTCAACCAGCCGGATTTGTTTGCTTTCCGGCGATTATCCGCAGAAAAAGGCACCGAAAAGCCCGCTGAAAAACGCCCTGAAAAACCCGCCGAAAAAAGTAAAACACCTGCTGATGTGGCTGAAAAGAAGCCAGTTGCCGATCCTGTTGTGGCACAAGTTGCATCCCCACGAAACGATGACAAAGAGGTTACCTTCGAAAACAATACCATAATCGAAAGTCAGCGGGATACCGTTTATGTGGAGCGCCTAAGAGTAGATACGGTATTTATTGAGCGAAATGCGCAGCAAAATGTCACCCGCTCGCTGGAAGGTTTTGCGGCAAATAACATGATCCTGCTGCTCGATGTCTCTTCGTCGATGAACTCTCCTTTCAAAATGCCCCTTTTGAAACGTTCGATTAAATCACTCCTCACACTTTTGCGGCCGGAGGACCAGATCACGATCGTATTGTATTCCGGCAAAGCGAGGGTAGTACTGAAACCGACTTCGGGCTCCAAAGCGACTGAAATTGCCCGAATGATCGATCTGTTGCAATCCGACGGCGATACGGACGGAAATGAAGGACTTCGGCTGGCTTACAAAACAGCCAATAAAAGCTATATCCGGGGCGGTAATAACCGGATTGTCCTGGCTACCGACGGCGAATTTCCGGTGAGCGATGAGGTGATGCAAATGATCGAACAAAATGCGCGACAGGATTTGTACCTGACGGTTTTCACATTTGGGAGGCATGCGCATACCGGGCAAAAGCTCAAAAAACTCAGTCAGCTGGGTCAGGGAACTTACGCGCATGTGACCGAGGAAAGTGCAGATCTGCAACTGATCATCGAGGCCCAGTCGAAGAAAACAGCCCGATAA
- a CDS encoding 3-keto-disaccharide hydrolase, with product MLRTALLFLFQILLTAAHAQSLNVLSAAEKKDGWKLLFDGKNLKGWHAYNGKTPGSAWIVEDGAVKLNVPERAGNKAKNGGDIVSDEMVTGDFEFKAEWKVSKYANSGIFFFVDESPKNKNMHDTGLELQVIDDKIYEGAKENTHRASDFFGIANARLREGNPQGEWNKIHFIVKKGKLTVYQNEFMVQEHDLGGSNWKQRVANSGLKAAPIGKGVYKGRFGLQDWGSTVWYRNIKLRKL from the coding sequence ATGCTTCGGACCGCTCTGTTATTCCTTTTCCAGATACTGCTTACAGCCGCTCACGCACAGTCCCTTAATGTGCTTTCGGCCGCCGAAAAGAAGGACGGCTGGAAATTGCTTTTTGACGGAAAAAATCTGAAAGGCTGGCATGCCTATAATGGCAAAACACCCGGCTCGGCCTGGATTGTCGAAGACGGCGCCGTGAAACTGAATGTGCCGGAAAGGGCGGGTAACAAGGCGAAAAACGGCGGGGATATTGTCTCGGACGAAATGGTTACCGGCGATTTTGAATTCAAGGCGGAATGGAAAGTAAGCAAGTACGCCAACAGCGGGATTTTCTTTTTTGTTGATGAAAGCCCGAAAAACAAAAATATGCACGATACCGGGCTGGAATTGCAGGTTATCGATGATAAAATCTATGAAGGTGCCAAAGAAAATACACACCGGGCGAGCGATTTTTTCGGGATCGCCAATGCCCGGCTCCGCGAAGGAAATCCGCAGGGAGAGTGGAACAAAATTCATTTCATCGTCAAGAAAGGCAAGCTTACCGTTTATCAAAACGAATTTATGGTCCAGGAACACGACCTGGGCGGCTCCAACTGGAAGCAAAGGGTGGCCAACAGCGGATTGAAGGCAGCGCCGATCGGCAAAGGCGTTTACAAAGGCCGGTTCGGATTGCAGGATTGGGGAAGTACAGTCTGGTACAGGAACATTAAGCTGCGCAAATTGTAA
- a CDS encoding RNA polymerase sigma factor, with protein MRLFKSRKYSSLEELVKACQRQDPSAQTAFYDLYKSKLLGICFRYAKTGAEAEDIFQEALIRVFKNLGELKDINMVASWVKSIVIRTAINYYNRTTKKEQLNSCVEDVLIEFRSEEHERIINQMDMEVLLNVINSLPDGYRMVVNLYLIDGFSHKEIGDFLQITESTSRSQFFKGRNLLIKKLEQQGITQYEIS; from the coding sequence ATGAGGCTTTTCAAGAGCAGGAAATACAGCTCGCTGGAAGAACTGGTCAAAGCCTGTCAAAGGCAGGATCCCAGCGCGCAGACTGCTTTTTACGATCTGTACAAATCGAAGCTGCTAGGTATTTGCTTTCGTTATGCGAAAACGGGCGCCGAAGCAGAGGATATTTTCCAGGAGGCCCTGATCAGGGTATTTAAAAATCTCGGCGAGTTGAAGGATATTAATATGGTAGCAAGTTGGGTAAAATCGATCGTGATCCGGACCGCTATCAATTATTATAACCGCACTACAAAGAAGGAGCAGCTCAATTCCTGTGTGGAAGATGTATTGATAGAGTTCAGATCGGAGGAACACGAACGGATTATCAACCAAATGGACATGGAAGTCCTGCTGAATGTCATCAACAGCCTGCCCGACGGTTACAGAATGGTGGTTAACCTTTATCTGATCGACGGTTTTTCGCACAAAGAGATCGGCGACTTTTTGCAGATCACGGAAAGCACCTCGCGTTCCCAGTTTTTCAAGGGAAGGAATTTACTGATCAAAAAATTAGAACAACAAGGAATTACGCAATATGAAATCTCCTGA
- a CDS encoding outer membrane protein assembly factor BamB family protein, whose protein sequence is MARMLFATTALIFALALTFRQSDTRKDWPEYNGDGARSHYSPLQQIHPGNLSKLKVAWTYASGGADTTQSRSQMQCNPIIVDGILFGVSADIQVFALEAGTGRQLWKSSLTDVGGTLSRGVSYWSEGKDRRIFFGAGKWLHALDAGTGQLIETFGEKGRIDLKTGIDRPGADDYVTANTPNTIFKNLIITGSRLSEGETALLGDIRAFDTRTGKLVWTFRTIPQAGEAGYETWLPGNPRERLGGANAWMGMAIDRQRGIIYAPTGSAAYDFYGGNRIGDNLYANCLLALDAATGKKLWHYQLVHHDVWDRDPPAPPNLLTITRNGRKIDVVSIITKQGHIFVFDRVTGKPIFPIKETAFPQEAVAGEKVSQTQPIPQLPVPFTRQGFTEKDLNAFVADRDSLTKVIRKARTGQPYIPITETLTIFFPGTDGGAQWGGAATDPDGIMYIPAKEIPVYTTLIPRKKVAANDGKASPGKRLYSLYCAACHGADQKGNHDGSYPSLLQLGNRLKQDQAKEILLKGRGMMPSFSHISEAERDAVVDFLFDQKTEGNVAISQKLTIPYQHTGYNRWYDKNGYPISAPPWGTLTAVDLNTGQRRWQVPLGEYPELIKKGLPPTGTDNYGGPLVTAGGLIFVAASRDEKIRAFDKKTGKVLWESQLPAAGYASPSTYVVNGRQYVVIACGGGKLKTKSGDKYVAFSVEE, encoded by the coding sequence ATGGCAAGAATGCTGTTTGCCACAACCGCGCTGATTTTCGCCCTGGCGCTCACATTCCGGCAATCGGACACTCGTAAGGACTGGCCGGAGTACAACGGCGACGGCGCGCGGAGCCACTACTCACCGTTGCAACAAATACATCCCGGAAATCTGAGCAAATTAAAAGTTGCCTGGACTTATGCTTCAGGTGGTGCAGACACGACACAGAGCCGCAGCCAGATGCAATGTAATCCGATCATTGTGGATGGTATATTATTTGGCGTATCGGCTGATATACAAGTTTTTGCGCTGGAAGCGGGTACCGGAAGGCAACTTTGGAAATCCAGTCTGACAGATGTGGGCGGAACGTTAAGTCGCGGTGTAAGTTACTGGTCTGAGGGGAAAGACAGGCGGATTTTCTTTGGTGCGGGTAAATGGCTGCACGCCCTGGACGCGGGCACGGGACAACTGATAGAAACATTCGGCGAAAAAGGCCGCATTGATCTGAAAACGGGTATAGACCGGCCGGGCGCAGATGATTATGTGACAGCCAACACACCGAATACGATTTTCAAAAACCTGATTATAACGGGTTCCAGGTTGTCGGAAGGCGAAACGGCGCTGCTGGGTGATATCCGCGCATTCGATACTAGAACTGGCAAGCTGGTCTGGACATTTCGCACAATCCCGCAGGCAGGCGAGGCCGGTTATGAAACGTGGTTGCCTGGTAATCCGCGGGAAAGGCTGGGCGGTGCAAATGCCTGGATGGGTATGGCCATCGACCGGCAGCGTGGCATCATTTATGCCCCAACCGGCTCCGCCGCATATGATTTTTACGGAGGCAACAGGATCGGTGATAACCTGTATGCAAACTGCCTGCTGGCGCTTGATGCCGCTACCGGCAAAAAACTGTGGCATTATCAGCTCGTTCATCATGATGTATGGGACCGTGACCCGCCCGCTCCGCCGAATTTGCTTACAATCACGCGAAATGGCAGAAAGATAGATGTGGTAAGCATTATCACTAAGCAGGGACACATATTTGTATTCGACAGGGTTACCGGCAAACCCATCTTCCCCATTAAGGAAACGGCATTCCCTCAGGAGGCGGTGGCCGGTGAAAAAGTTAGCCAAACGCAGCCTATCCCGCAGCTTCCCGTCCCGTTTACGCGGCAGGGTTTTACCGAAAAGGATTTGAATGCATTCGTGGCCGACAGGGATTCACTGACAAAAGTGATCCGCAAAGCAAGAACCGGACAACCCTATATTCCGATTACGGAGACATTAACCATATTTTTTCCCGGCACTGACGGGGGAGCGCAATGGGGCGGGGCGGCAACTGACCCGGATGGAATCATGTATATCCCGGCCAAGGAAATTCCGGTGTACACTACACTTATTCCGAGAAAGAAGGTTGCGGCAAATGATGGTAAAGCTTCGCCGGGTAAGCGTTTGTACAGCCTGTACTGCGCAGCCTGTCACGGTGCTGATCAGAAGGGCAATCATGATGGTTCGTACCCTTCGCTGCTGCAACTTGGCAACCGGCTGAAACAGGATCAGGCGAAGGAAATATTGCTGAAAGGCAGAGGAATGATGCCTTCGTTTTCGCATATATCCGAGGCGGAAAGAGACGCCGTCGTGGATTTTTTATTTGACCAAAAAACCGAGGGTAATGTCGCTATATCTCAAAAACTGACCATTCCCTATCAGCATACAGGTTATAATCGCTGGTACGATAAAAATGGCTACCCGATCAGCGCACCGCCCTGGGGCACGTTGACCGCCGTAGACCTTAACACAGGGCAGAGGCGCTGGCAGGTACCGCTGGGTGAATATCCCGAACTGATCAAAAAAGGGCTGCCGCCTACCGGTACCGACAACTACGGAGGCCCGCTGGTAACTGCAGGCGGCCTGATTTTCGTGGCCGCCAGCAGGGACGAGAAAATCCGTGCATTCGATAAAAAAACAGGTAAAGTGCTGTGGGAGAGCCAGCTTCCCGCTGCGGGTTATGCGTCGCCGAGTACGTATGTTGTGAACGGGCGGCAATATGTCGTGATCGCCTGCGGTGGAGGAAAGCTTAAAACAAAGTCGGGAGATAAGTATGTGGCTTTCAGCGTAGAAGAGTAA